The genome window TGTTCTCGGCGTGTTTCAATAGTCCGATATCCAGCGCGCCCGCCATGCGCCCGTACCGCCGCATCGCCTCGGCGTCGCGATGACGCAGCGCGACGTGAGCGGTCACGCCAAGGCCGACGGACTTGGTCAAGATGAACGCGTCTTGGGGCCGCGCGGGGCCGCCGGTAAAGACCGACGGGCCGGTGCCGGTGGCGGTTACGGTGATGAAGCAGCGCGACGCGGGAGAGGCGTCCGCGAGGGCGGCATCCGGTTCGACTTGCGAAAGTTCGCCGACGGACGCGCGGGCGTCGATGGCGGCGGCGGCGAAGCCGGCGGCCATTTCGGAGACGAGGGATTCGGAGAGGGCCGAGCTGGAGCTCGGCGTTCCCAGGGCGGGAGCCGAGAGCGTGGCGGAGAGCGAACGCGGCGCGATGCCGCGGGCGACAAGGCGCGCGATGGCGGCGGACGCGGCGACGTATCCGAGCGCTCGCGCTTCGCGCGTGACAAACGGCACGCGGATCGTGGCGGCGAGGTCGCCGGTCGAATCGTCATGCGCGTATGTCGTGTCGTCGTCGCCGGGAGCGATGTCGCGGACGAGCGCGCGCGGAATCAGGCGCGGGTCGATATCGTCGTCAGCCGCGCGGCGTTTTTTGCGGAAGAGCGGCATGCGGTCAGGCGGTGTGCGTGGCGATGGACGAAATGGACATGATGGACCGAATGGACGCGATGGACGAATAGCTGTCAACAGTCAGCAGTCAGCAGTCAGCAGTCAGCAGTCAGCGATCAGCGTACGTGCCGGTGAGGTGCCGCTCGCTCCCTCAAGGTCGCGGCTCCGTTCGTCGCCATGCCGCTTCCCGTCTATCAGCCTCTTTCTCAACAGCCGCAGCAGCCGCCGTCATCGTCGTCATCGTCGTCATCGTCATCGTCGTCGTCGTCGTCGAGCGGCGAGCCGGAGTCGTCGTCCGACGCGTCGTCATCGCCGGTGTCGTCGTCCATCGAGGTGTCGTCGTCGGCGGTATCGTCGTCGGCGTCGTCGTCCGCGGTGTCGTCATCCATCGTGTCGTCATCCGCGGTATCGTCGTCGATCGACGTATCGTCGTCGGCGGTGTCGTCGTCATCGTCGCCGGGGATCGTGGTCGTCGTGGTGGTTGTCGTGGTCGTCGTGGTCGTTGTCGTGGTGGACGGCGTGTCGGGCCATCCGCGCACGGCGATGTTGTCGAGTCCCCAATACTCCGCGGGGCCGATGCCGGTGACGTACCGGAAACGCACGTACAACGCCGGCTCGTTCGCCGCGTTCGGCAGATCGAATTCGCGTTCGCCCTCGTCGTCCAGGAAGCGGAAGGTCCGCACCACGGTCCAGTTCTGGCCGTCAGTGGAATAGGCGACGTCGCCGGGCTCCGCGAAGCCGGCACTGAAGAAATGATCGAAACGCACCGTGATATCGTGGTGCTCCGAACAGTCGATCGCGGGCGTGATCATCGCGTCATCAAAAGGCACGAGGAAGCCGGCGAATTCCTTGTCCGCGATCGCGAACGTCCCGTCCCAGAATGGCGACGTGCGCGCGCCGGGGTTGTCCGTGCGCCAGGTGTGCGCGGCGCTGCCGCCGTTTTCGATTGTCCAGTCGGACAGGTCGCCGGTCACCGTCTCCCAGTCCTCGAAAAACAGGGTGTCCGGACCGATGGGCATGCCGAGGCGCTCCACCGTGTTCGTTTCCTCGTAACCGAACGCATCCTCGGCGCGCACGACGTAGTAGAACGGCGTGTAGTTTGCGAGGCCGATATCGATGTAAGTGGTCTGCGTCGTGGAGGCGAGCGGCGCGCCGAAGTTTTGCCCGCCCGGCGCAAGCGCGCGGTAGATGTTGTAGGTCACGTTCGTTTGATCGGCCGCCGCGCTCCAGGCAAGCGTGACGGTCGTATCGCCGCCGGTCGCGGACGTAAGTCCGGCGAAGATCGGCGCGGCGCAGTCGATCTCGACCTCGGCGGTTTTTGTCACGTTCGTGCCGCCGTCGCCGTCGTCCGCGTCGATGTAAGTGACCGTCGCGAGGTCGCCGTGCGCGACCTGCAAAACGCCGTCCGTCGCGGGCGCTCCGGTTTCCGCGCTGATGACGCCCTCGTACACGCCGTCCTTCACCTTGGTCAGCGTCACCGTTTCCGGTGTCGTCTCCGTGTCGCTCGTCGCTCCGACATACGCGAAGGCCGCAGTGAGGTCCGCGTCGCGCAGCGTGATATCGATGTCCTGCCCGCAGGTGACGACGGGCGTCGCGTCGACCTTGCCGTCGGAGTTGACCATCAGCGTTTGCAGGAAAAGATAGGCCTCGACCACGTCGATGCGCCCGTTGCCGAATGTGTTGTCCTCGCCGGCGTCGCCGAGATCGACGGCGGTTTCAAAGAGCGCGAACTTGATCTGTTCGGGCGTGGCGTCGGGGAAGGCGTCGCGCAACAGCACGACCGCGCCGGCGACATGCGGCGTGGCCATCGAGGTGCCCGAGAGGTTGCCGTATTGATCGCCCGGCATCGAGGAACGCACGTCCGATCCGACGGCGGAGACCTCGGGCTTGATCGTCACGTCGTCGCAGCCCGAAGGCCCGCGGCTCGAGAATCCGGAGATCGTCGTGCCGTCCTGCAAGAGCGATCCGATCGCGAATGAATTGTACGGCGAGCTGATGCGGTCGCCCGGCGTGCGCAACGTCTTGGCGGCGGAGCCCTCGTTGCCCGCGGCGAACACGACGGTGACGCCCGCGGCTTCGGCGGCGTCGATCGCGCCCCACATCTGCGTGTCGCAGAAGGGCACCCCGTGATACAGAGGGCTGATGCCCCAGGAGTTGTTGATGACGTCCGGCACGTCGTCCATCGTCGCCGGATTGCCGTCCGGGTCGGCGAACCACTGGAACGCGAGGACGGAGTCGTCGATCGTCTGCTGGATGCTCACCCGGTCGATCGTGCCGGCCGCGATCCATTTCGCGCCCGGCGCCATGCCGATCTGATTGCCCGCGCCGTCGTCGCCGACGATGGTGCCGAGCGTGTGCGTTCCGTGGTAGCCGGCATCGAACGGGAAGGTCGTGTTGGTGACCGGATCGAACCATGCCTCGCCTGGATCCACACCCGCGTCGAGGCCGCGCCAACGGTCGCCGAACGCGATGTGATTGCCGTCCGCTCCGGTGTCGCAGTCGCCCGCGATCGCGGTGGACCCGTCGATGCCAAGCGCCCACAGCTCCGGCGCGCGCGTGATGGAAATGCCGTTTTCGATCGCGGCGATCAGGTGGCCGTCGTCAATCACCGGCTCGCCGATCGGCGCGATGTTTTCGATGGGATACGCGAAGGCGATCTCGCTTACGTCATCGCGCCAGGCGAGCTGCTGGATGAACGCGGGCTTCGCCCACACGGTGACGGCGTTCATGATCCAGTACGGCCGGAACTTCGCGACGTGGCCCTCGCGTTCGCCGTCGGCCAGGTGCGCCCGAAGATCGGACTGCGTCGCGGCGGCGGTCTCCTGAAGCGCGGTGATGACCTCGTAGTGCCGGCGGGAAAGGCTTGCGCCGCGCGCCGTGAGTTCGTCGACCATCGCCTGCAAATCGACGCGCCCAGTCAGGATGACGAAGGCGCGCAGATACGCGTCGGGCGCGGCGTTTTCGATCGCCTGCCCGAGGGTGGGGTCAATCTTGTTGTCGGCCGTCGCGCCGGCAAAGGCCGTCCCGGCGCAAATAACGACAACGCACACAAAAACGAACGCCCGCGATAGCGAACGCATGGAGCCCTCCGTTCGTGTCCCGTTCAAGGGAATCACCCAGGAAAAACGCGGGGGGATGTTAGGCGCTTTGCGGGGCGCAAGCAACAACGGGGACGATCGTTTTTTCGGCGAGAGCGCCACGATTTCCCGCCAGGCAGGCGACATCTCCCGGATTCTTGTTTTTCAATTGGCCGTAGGCGCGCGCCGATCGACCAACTACGCCATATACATGCTGGCGTCGGGAATCCGGCCGGTGACGAAATCGTCGATGATCTTTTCGACGGCGCCGGAAATCCACGGCACGACGTGGACGCCGGACTCCTCCAGGCGCGAAGCCAGCGGCGTCGAGACGCCGTTGCAGACCACCCAATCGATGTCGTTGTCGTGGAACCAGCGCGCGCGTTTGGCGCTTGGGCAATCGCACACGTCGATTTCCTCGCGAGCGGTCACCGCGTGATCGTCAACGGTCACGACGATGATGCGCTCCGCGTTGTCGAGGACCTCGTGGATGTTCGCCGCGCCCGCGCCTCCCAGGGGGATTGCGAACCTCATGACGCACCTCTTCATTTTCCCACTTGCTTCCGCGGATCCAAGCAAAAATTATACGCCGATTCAACCCGGCGACAACGAATTTCTTGCGACGCCGCGTCGAAATTTCGGTGACGGGCCGGGCGAAGACGGGATTCGTTTCTGTTTTCTCTTTCTCATCTCAAAGCGCGTACGCATGGTCGTCGGGAATCCGGCCGGTGATGAAGGAATCGATGGCCAGTTCGATCGTTCCCGCGAAGTGGGGAACGACGTGAACGCCCTTTTCCGCGAGGCGCGCCGCGAACGGCGCCGAGATTCCGCCGCAAATCACCCACTGGATTCCGTGGTCGCGAAACCAGCGCGCGCGGCACGCGCTTGGGCACTCGCACACCTGAAGGATTTCGCGCGTGAACGAGCCGTCACCCGCAAGCGAGATGACCATGACCTTTTCCGCGTTGTCGAGAACTTCATGAACCCGCGCCGCGTCCGCGCTCCCGAGCGGTACGGCAAACCTCAACATAATTTCCCCCGAATCATCCCCCACGATTCGACGGGCGCGGTAAGTCCAATGTACGCCGCTTGGCGGGAAAGGCAAATGGCGCGAATCGCGCTCGCCGCCGCTTTGCGCTCGCCGCCTCTTTCCTCTTTCCTCTTTTCTCTTTTCTCGTGTCGCCTCTTTTCTCTTTTGTCCGCTTCGTGGTAATGCTCGCGTGACACCGATTCCACGCGTTTTCCCGGAAGAATTTCCGCTTCATGCCGATCATCTCGATCACGAATCAGAAGGGCGGCGTCGGCAAGACGACGACCGCGATCAACCTCGGCGCGGGCCTCGCCCGGAAGGGCAAGCGCGTGCTGCTCGTGGACCTGGACGCGCAGTGCAATCTGACGCAGGCGCTCTACCGCCGGCTCGATGAACACGAGCGCGGCGTGTGTGAGGTGCTGCTCGACGAGGGCGCCATCGGCGACATCGTCGTGCCGACGAAGGTGGAGAATCTCTATCTCGCGCCCGCGGGCGAAAGCCTCGCGAACGCCGACCTGAACCTCGCGAGCCTGATGGGACGCGAGCGGTATCTGGCGGAGGTGCTGGCCGAGGACGCGAAGAGCTACGACTTCGTCCTCATCGACACGGGGCCCTACCTCGGGCTTTTAACCGTGAATGCGTACGTCGCGAGCGATCACCTCATCGTGCCGGTCTCCTGCGAATATCTGCCGATGCTCGGGCTCAAGCTCCTCATGGAGACGGTCGAGAAGGTGCGCCGCCGGCTGAATCCGGCGCTTTCGGTGCTCGGATTCGTGCTGACGATGTACGACCGGCGCGAGAAAGTGACCTTCACGGTTGAAGAATTGTTGGCGAATCAATATAAAGACCTGCTTTTTTCGACGCGCGTCCGCGTCAACACCAAGCATCGCAGCGCGCCCTCCCAGCAGGAAACGATCTTCGAGTACGAACGTTCGGCCGCCGGCAAGGGCACGCAGGATTTCGATGCGCTCACCGACGAGGTGCTGGCGCGTCTTTCGCGGGAGTGATTATGGCCACGGACAAAGGCAAGCGCGATTCGATCTTCGAGTCCACCGCCGGGGGCGAAAACGCGAAAGCCCCGGGCGGCGAAAACCTCGAACCCACCTCGACGGGCCTGCAATCGCGCAAGACCACGGGCACACGCGTGGCCGTCAAGCGGCCGGGCTCCAAAAAAGAGCCCAAGGCCGAGGCGCCGGCCCCGAAGGCCGCCGCGAAGAAGGTCGAAAAGCCCGAGACCGGCGGCGGCGACGGCGGCGGATCGTCCGGCGACGGCGGCGGCGACGCGAGATTTTCGCCCGACCGCTCGAATACGATGCTGGCCATCCTCCAGACGCACGCGAACGAGATCCTCTACCGCAAGACGAAA of bacterium contains these proteins:
- a CDS encoding S8 family serine peptidase yields the protein MRSLSRAFVFVCVVVICAGTAFAGATADNKIDPTLGQAIENAAPDAYLRAFVILTGRVDLQAMVDELTARGASLSRRHYEVITALQETAAATQSDLRAHLADGEREGHVAKFRPYWIMNAVTVWAKPAFIQQLAWRDDVSEIAFAYPIENIAPIGEPVIDDGHLIAAIENGISITRAPELWALGIDGSTAIAGDCDTGADGNHIAFGDRWRGLDAGVDPGEAWFDPVTNTTFPFDAGYHGTHTLGTIVGDDGAGNQIGMAPGAKWIAAGTIDRVSIQQTIDDSVLAFQWFADPDGNPATMDDVPDVINNSWGISPLYHGVPFCDTQMWGAIDAAEAAGVTVVFAAGNEGSAAKTLRTPGDRISSPYNSFAIGSLLQDGTTISGFSSRGPSGCDDVTIKPEVSAVGSDVRSSMPGDQYGNLSGTSMATPHVAGAVVLLRDAFPDATPEQIKFALFETAVDLGDAGEDNTFGNGRIDVVEAYLFLQTLMVNSDGKVDATPVVTCGQDIDITLRDADLTAAFAYVGATSDTETTPETVTLTKVKDGVYEGVISAETGAPATDGVLQVAHGDLATVTYIDADDGDGGTNVTKTAEVEIDCAAPIFAGLTSATGGDTTVTLAWSAAADQTNVTYNIYRALAPGGQNFGAPLASTTQTTYIDIGLANYTPFYYVVRAEDAFGYEETNTVERLGMPIGPDTLFFEDWETVTGDLSDWTIENGGSAAHTWRTDNPGARTSPFWDGTFAIADKEFAGFLVPFDDAMITPAIDCSEHHDITVRFDHFFSAGFAEPGDVAYSTDGQNWTVVRTFRFLDDEGEREFDLPNAANEPALYVRFRYVTGIGPAEYWGLDNIAVRGWPDTPSTTTTTTTTTTTTTTTTIPGDDDDDTADDDTSIDDDTADDDTMDDDTADDDADDDTADDDTSMDDDTGDDDASDDDSGSPLDDDDDDDDDDDDDDDGGCCGC
- a CDS encoding NifB/NifX family molybdenum-iron cluster-binding protein codes for the protein MRFAIPLGGAGAANIHEVLDNAERIIVVTVDDHAVTAREEIDVCDCPSAKRARWFHDNDIDWVVCNGVSTPLASRLEESGVHVVPWISGAVEKIIDDFVTGRIPDASMYMA
- a CDS encoding NifB/NifX family molybdenum-iron cluster-binding protein; translation: MLRFAVPLGSADAARVHEVLDNAEKVMVISLAGDGSFTREILQVCECPSACRARWFRDHGIQWVICGGISAPFAARLAEKGVHVVPHFAGTIELAIDSFITGRIPDDHAYAL
- a CDS encoding AAA family ATPase, giving the protein MPIISITNQKGGVGKTTTAINLGAGLARKGKRVLLVDLDAQCNLTQALYRRLDEHERGVCEVLLDEGAIGDIVVPTKVENLYLAPAGESLANADLNLASLMGRERYLAEVLAEDAKSYDFVLIDTGPYLGLLTVNAYVASDHLIVPVSCEYLPMLGLKLLMETVEKVRRRLNPALSVLGFVLTMYDRREKVTFTVEELLANQYKDLLFSTRVRVNTKHRSAPSQQETIFEYERSAAGKGTQDFDALTDEVLARLSRE